In the Leptotrichia sp. oral taxon 223 genome, TTTGCAAGAAATTGTGAATAAAATAGAAGATTATGATGTGAATAATGTTACGCCGATGGATGCGATGAAATTTTTGTTTGAACTGAAGGAAAATATGAAAAAAGGAAATTAAAATTGGTAAAATAGGAGAAAAACGATGTGGAAAAAAATAGCTTATGGAGGACTTGTATTAATACTTATATATTTCATATATGCGGTATTCTTTAAAAAAATTCCGACACCGCTGGAACAGATGCAAAAGGATATGAAAGCAAAAAAAGTTGTGTACAGATTAAAGGACGATGCGATTATTTATGCGGATGAGCAGATTGGATCTGAGGGAGATGAAGTTATCAGATTCAAGAATGTAATTGTGGATTTGATAAAGAAGCAGATGATAATCTCTGGGAAAGAAGGGGAAGTTAATACCAAGACATCTGATGTTACATTAATGAAAAAAGTTGTTGGGACAACGAAGGACAAAAAATGGGAAATTTACACAGAACGTGTGGAATATAAGAAGCAGGGAGATACGTTAATTTCACCAGTAAGGACAAAGTTGATAAATACTGTTGACAACACAGTTTCTGAAGCGGACAGGGTTGAAACGACGACAAAATTTGAAACAATTGTGGCAATTGGGCATGCAAGCTATAATAATAAAAAAGATAAAAAAACTTTGACAGCAGATAAAATTACTTATAATGATCCAACGAAAGTATCATTTGCAGAAGGACATACAGTTTACAAGGAAGAGCAGACAAAAAGGGAACTGCGTGCAGACAAAATGCGCTATGATGACATAAATAAAATTGGAAATGCAGAAGGGAACGTAATTTATACGGATCCTGAAAATAAACTAACCGGCAATAAAGTTGACTATTATATGAAGGATGAGCGTATAGATGGGCAGGGAAATATTGTCTATACCGGTAAAAACAGCGTGATTTCAGCAGATACCGCTTCATACTTTGTAAAGAAAAAGCAAGTTGACGGAAGAGGACATGTAAAATATACAAGCCCAACTTTAATAGTAACAGGAGATCACGTATTCTACGATGAAATTGCCAGAATATTAAATGGTGATGGAAATGGGACATACAACTATCTGCCAAGAAAAACTACAGGAACGTATAGAAGTGGAGTTTATGATTTAAAAACCGAAACACTTACAACAAATGACTATTATACTGCAAATTATGATGACTATAAAATGGATGGAACTGGACTTGTGTATGTGTTCCCAACTGGAGACGCCACAATGAACGGACCATTTAACGTGAAAAAGCAAAACTTCAATGTACATGGTGCAAATGGAACAATGAACACAATTTCAAAGGATATTTTTGCAAATAAAATGGAAATGACGAGTGTTCAGGGAGATAGAATTACATCCGACACAGGGCGTGGAAGTTTTGAGAAAAAGGAATTCAGGTTTGACGGACATGTTAAAGGTAAAATTCGTGGAAATGTGAAAGATCTTGTGAATGATCCAAGGCCGCTTGTGGAATCAGAAGCAGTAAACTTTATTGGAAATACTGCCAAAGTTTATTTTGTTTCACATAAAAACGGAAGCAATATGAGTATTACACGGAGTGAAATTAAGGAAAATGTGCATATGACTTATAAGGATGTTACGCTTGATTCCCAATACAATGAAATGGATTCAGGAAGAAACCTTATTCTTGCAAGGGACAAGGTTATGGTTGACTTTAAAAATAACACGAAGATGACAGCAAATTATCTATACATGGATATGAACAAGCAGGAAGGGTATGCCAGAAACAATGTAAAAATTGTAAGTACATTGCCGCAGTTCAGAGCGATTAACACAAGTGCGGATAAGGCTAAAATTTACTTGAAGGATAAAAAAATAAAATTAAATGGAAATGTAGTAACTTATCAAGGGAAAACGCAAATTTCGTCTAAAAATGCAATTTATGATATGGATAAGAGAATTCTTGAAAATGAAGGAAATATTCAGATGCAATATGAAATCCAGAATAACGAGGAGCAAGGGAAATCAGATCCTAAAAATGCTGCGGCAACTCAGGAAGTTATAGGCAGATTGTCAATTCCAGAAGGGGAAGTAAGTACAAGAGGCGGAATTAACCTGCCAAAATCAATGACAGCCTCAAATGGAGTTCCAGTTACAATAAAATGGCGTTCTTCAAACTCAAGCCTATTTTCAGTATCTGGAAGAATCAATAAGCAGTTTTACGGTGGAGGAACAAAAGGCGTAACCTTGACTGCAATAGCTAAAGCTGGAGTGGACACAGCCGAAAGAACCTTTAACGTAAGCGTTCCGACAGAATCAGCGCACGAAATGCTTGTTAGAGCTGCAAAGAATATTTATGTTTCAGAAGATGGCGGAAATTTACCATCATCAGTAAGAGTAAATGTGA is a window encoding:
- a CDS encoding LptA/OstA family protein, yielding MWKKIAYGGLVLILIYFIYAVFFKKIPTPLEQMQKDMKAKKVVYRLKDDAIIYADEQIGSEGDEVIRFKNVIVDLIKKQMIISGKEGEVNTKTSDVTLMKKVVGTTKDKKWEIYTERVEYKKQGDTLISPVRTKLINTVDNTVSEADRVETTTKFETIVAIGHASYNNKKDKKTLTADKITYNDPTKVSFAEGHTVYKEEQTKRELRADKMRYDDINKIGNAEGNVIYTDPENKLTGNKVDYYMKDERIDGQGNIVYTGKNSVISADTASYFVKKKQVDGRGHVKYTSPTLIVTGDHVFYDEIARILNGDGNGTYNYLPRKTTGTYRSGVYDLKTETLTTNDYYTANYDDYKMDGTGLVYVFPTGDATMNGPFNVKKQNFNVHGANGTMNTISKDIFANKMEMTSVQGDRITSDTGRGSFEKKEFRFDGHVKGKIRGNVKDLVNDPRPLVESEAVNFIGNTAKVYFVSHKNGSNMSITRSEIKENVHMTYKDVTLDSQYNEMDSGRNLILARDKVMVDFKNNTKMTANYLYMDMNKQEGYARNNVKIVSTLPQFRAINTSADKAKIYLKDKKIKLNGNVVTYQGKTQISSKNAIYDMDKRILENEGNIQMQYEIQNNEEQGKSDPKNAAATQEVIGRLSIPEGEVSTRGGINLPKSMTASNGVPVTIKWRSSNSSLFSVSGRINKQFYGGGTKGVTLTAIAKAGVDTAERTFNVSVPTESAHEMLVRAAKNIYVSEDGGNLPSSVRVNVSRGTIDVPISWSKNGDRNVATLRYGGASYQKQF